A single window of Pseudomonas benzenivorans DNA harbors:
- a CDS encoding rhodanese-like domain-containing protein: MPEAITVAQLRALLASTTPPMLCDVRRQPAYLDSPAVIPGAVRRLPEEVASWGSQLQAQGEVVVYCVHGHEVSQGVTVQLAGLGLRARYLLGGIEQWKAEGGSTAMLAD; encoded by the coding sequence ATGCCTGAAGCGATCACAGTCGCGCAGCTTCGGGCCTTGCTGGCATCGACCACGCCGCCGATGCTGTGCGATGTGCGTCGGCAACCGGCCTACCTGGATAGTCCCGCGGTTATTCCCGGGGCCGTGCGCCGCCTGCCCGAGGAGGTTGCCAGCTGGGGCAGCCAGCTGCAGGCCCAGGGTGAGGTCGTGGTGTATTGCGTGCACGGGCATGAGGTCAGCCAGGGTGTCACGGTTCAGCTGGCTGGCCTGGGCTTGCGTGCGCGCTATCTGCTCGGCGGCATCGAGCAGTGGAAGGCCGAGGGTGGTTCGACCGCGATGCTGGCCGATTGA
- a CDS encoding sulfurtransferase has protein sequence MPLAQLMTSAALAARLQQPDLLILDCRFALDDPRYGQRSFASGHIPGAQFADLEQDLSGPVQTGVTGRHPLPAPDALLERLRQWGLNQNSEVVLYDDGPGAFAARAWWLLAWLGKRDGVYLLDGGLKAWRTAGQALSQDQPSRPRGDFSGEPDEHLVISAEQLQQRLGQPQLTLLDARALPRFRGDVEPLDPVAGHIPGAQCAAFNDNLDGDGHFLRSEPLRQRFAAQLGPRPASELVAYCGSGVTACHNLFALCLAGYPLAPLYAGSWSEWITDPARPVATGD, from the coding sequence ATGCCCCTCGCCCAGCTGATGACCTCAGCGGCGCTCGCCGCCCGCCTGCAACAACCCGACCTGCTGATACTCGATTGCCGCTTCGCCCTCGATGACCCGCGCTATGGTCAGCGCAGCTTTGCCAGCGGCCACATTCCCGGCGCCCAGTTCGCCGATCTGGAGCAGGACCTTTCCGGGCCCGTGCAGACGGGTGTCACCGGCCGCCACCCGCTGCCGGCGCCGGACGCCCTGCTCGAGCGCCTGCGTCAATGGGGCCTGAACCAGAACAGCGAGGTGGTGCTGTACGACGACGGCCCCGGTGCCTTTGCCGCCCGCGCCTGGTGGCTGCTGGCCTGGCTGGGCAAGCGTGACGGCGTCTACCTGCTCGACGGCGGCCTCAAGGCCTGGCGCACCGCCGGCCAGGCCCTGAGCCAGGATCAGCCAAGCCGTCCCCGCGGCGATTTCAGCGGCGAGCCCGATGAGCACCTGGTGATCAGCGCCGAGCAGCTGCAGCAACGCCTCGGTCAGCCCCAGCTGACCCTGCTCGACGCCCGCGCCCTGCCGCGCTTTCGTGGCGATGTGGAGCCACTGGACCCGGTGGCCGGGCACATCCCGGGCGCCCAATGCGCGGCCTTCAACGACAACCTGGACGGCGACGGCCACTTTCTGCGGAGCGAACCGCTGCGCCAGCGCTTCGCCGCGCAGCTGGGCCCGCGACCGGCCAGCGAACTGGTGGCCTACTGCGGTTCCGGCGTCACCGCCTGCCACAACCTGTTTGCCCTGTGCCTCGCCGGCTACCCGCTGGCACCGCTCTACGCCGGTTCCTGGAGCGAATGGATCACCGATCCCGCGCGCCCCGTGGCGACTGGCGACTGA